The genomic stretch TGATGTTGCTGCCGGTGCGGGCGACGATGCCGAGGTTTCCGAAGGTCGGAAGCACCGATCCGTTGGCCACACCGACCAGCGGCAATCCGGCGTCCACCGACTGGATCAGCGCTGGTGCCGAATTCGCCAGCACGTCGATCGATCCCGCCACCAGCGCTGCGATCTGGTTCGATCCGGCGGTTCCCGCCATCGACACCGGCGTCACCTGCAGGCCGCGTTTCTCGAACAATCCCTGATCGATGGCCATGTAGGCGGCGAGAAAATCCGAGGTGACCCCGATGCCGAGTTTCAGCGATTGCTGCGCCTGCGCCGAAACCGATCCGACAAGCAGCAGGCAGCAGATAGCTGCCAACATTGATTGCACGCGTTTGACCATGGGAATTCCTTTGCGCATTACGGTTGTTTCCATCTGAGCAGAGAGCGCTCCAATGCCGAAATCATGTTTGTGCTGACGAGCCCGAGCACGCTCAGCACAAGGATGCCGGCAAAGAGATTGTCCGAGCGGAAGGTGCGCCCGGCGTTCAAGATCCACTGCCCGAGCCCGCCGACGCCGGCCATCATTTCGCAGACAATGGTGAGGATCAGCGCGACCGTGATACTGATCCGCATGCCCGCCAGAATGTCCGGCATCGCGCTGGGCAAGGCGATTTTCCAGATCGTCTCGAACTTCGATAGACCGAGCGCCGCCGAGACCTCGTAGAGCCGCTCGTCGACATTCTCGAAGCCGTGCACCGTCGACAGCAGCGTCGGCCATATGGCGCCGAATGCGATCACGGTGAGCGCCATGCTTTCGTTGAGCCCGATCGCGATCGTGAACACCGGAATGGTCGCGGAGGCCGGCAGCGGCCGCATGAATTCCAGCGAAGGCTGCAGATAGGCCCGCAAGGCCGGCGAGCTGCCGATGATCGCCCCCAGCAGGATCGCCAGGCAGGATGCGACGAACCATCCCCAAAACAAATGCTCGATGGTCTGGATCGAGTAGGGTATCAGCGTTCCGTTCTGAAACGCTCGCACCAGCGCATTCCACACCCGTTGCGGGGTGGGCAGGAAGACAGGCGATATCAGCTTGGCTTCGGCCAACATGTGCCAGACTAGGATGATCGCGGCGAGAAACACGGCACTTGCCAGCCACCAGGCGATACGGGTCATTGGCGCGGCCCCGTGATGGCCGATGCCGGGAACACCAGATGTTCGAGGCGCGACAGAATCCGGCTCAGCGCCCAGCCGATGAAGCCGATCCAGATCAGCAGCGCCAAGGCTAGCGCCGGGTCGAGCGCATTTTGCGCAATCACCATGGCGTTGCCGAGGCCGAGCGGATTGGTGGTGATTTCCACCGTCACCGCGATGATCAATGCGAAGCCGACTGCAAGTCGGAACGCCAGGAACACCCGCGGCGCGATCGACGGCAGCACGATGGTCTGCACCCGCTGCCACCATGACAGGCCAAGCGCGTCGGCGACCTCGAACAGCCGCGGCTCGACGCTGCGAATCGCCGCCCTCGACATGATGAAGATCGGCCAAAGCGTGCCGAACGCGACGATGGTGATTTCGGTGCCGTAACCCAGGCCCGCGATCAGGATCACCAGCGGGATCAACGCCACCGTCGGGATCGGCCGGATCAGTTCGATCGTCAGCGCGAACAGCCGGTCCAATTGGCGAACCAGGCCGAGGGCTATGCCGAGCACCAGGCCGATCGCGGTCCCGACGGTGACTCCGATCACAACCGCGACCAGCGTCTGCGCGGTCGCGGTGGCGATCGAGCCGTCGACGACGGCCTTGCCGAAGGTCAGCACGATATTCGACGGGATCGCCAGCGTCAGACTGTCGAGACTGATGCTGCGTCCCCAGGCTTCGGTGAGGACCACGAGGCCGACCGGAATCACCAGCCCGCGCGACCGCTGGAGCAGCGCCATCGGCGTCATTGCTCGGCCTGCTTCACGTATTCGAACAGCTCACGCCGCAATCTCAAGAATGTCGGATGCTCCCGCGTGGAGATTTGATTGCGCTCGGCCGGCAAATCGACGTCGAAGACTTTTGCGATCCGCCCCGGATTGGCCTGAAGGGCGATCACCCGATCGGCCAGATAGATGGCTTCTTCGAGATCGTGGGTGACGAAGAACACCGTCATGCCGGTTGTGGCCACCAGCCGCAGCACTTCGTCCTGCAAGGTCTGTCGCGTCATCGCATCGAGCGCGCCAAACGGCTCGTCCATCAGCATCACCGACGGCGCCTGCGCCAGGCATCGGGCGATCTGCAGCCGCTGCTGCATCCCGCCGGACATTTGCGAGGGATATTTTTCGCCATGCGCGCCCAATCCCATCATCTGCAACAGCCGGGCGATCTCGCTCGGTCGCTGCTTGCGCGGAAGCTTTCGGGCTTCCATCGCAAGCTCGATGTTCCGGGCCGCATTGCGCCATGGCAGCAGCGCCCGACCGTAGTCTTGGAACACGATGGCGATGTCCTGCCGCGGCTTGCGAACGTCCTCCCCTCTGAACAGCAGACGCCCGGCGGTCGGGGCGATCAGGCCGCCGATGGTGCGTAGCATCGTGGTCTTGCCGCTGCCGGAGGGGCCCACCACGCAGATCACCTCGCCCCGGCGCATGCCGAAGTCGATGTTCTCTAGGATCATCTGCCCTTGGAGTTCGACATTCACCTGCCAGAAGCGCAGCACGTCGCCGTGCTGCTCGGACCCGCGGTCTGGGTTGGCGCGCTCACGCTCAACCCCCGCTGCTATTTGCTGTCTCAACGGTCCCCCGCTTAATTGTATCCAATTCAATCCCGTTATAGATGTGGATGCGATCCGCGCGGGTGCCAAATTTTGTGCAATCGTGCGTGCAGATCGATCAAAGAAATAGCAGGTTGTTCCGGCGATTTGCGTGTATTGCGTGTTCAGGAAATGTTGGCGCCGGCGGCTATCGATAGCTGTTGGCGCAGCCGCCGCTTGCGAAGCAGATGGCTTGATGGATACAATTCTGCGAAAAGGAGAGCTTGATGTCGACGAAATATCCCATCTTCAAGGCCGCGGCGGTGCAGGCCGGCCCAGTGTTTCTCGACCTCGACGCCACCGTGGAAAAGGCCTGTGGACTGATCCGCGAGGCCGGCGCCAACGGCGCCCGGCTGATCGGATTTCCCGAATCCTTCATTCCGGGATTTCCATTCTGGATCTTCAAGACCGGGCCGATGGGGTTCGGCGCGAAGCTGTACGGGCAATTGTATGAAAACGCCGTCGAGATTCCCAGCAAGGCGGTCGCCCGGCTCAGCAGTGCGGCGCGGGATGCCCAGATCTACGCCTGCGTCAGCGTGACGGAGCGCGAGCGGGGCTCGCTTTATCTGTCTCAATTATGGTTCGATCCCGCCGGCGACCTTGTTGCCAAGCATCGCAAGCTGAAGCCGACCGGACCAGAGCGATACATCTGGGGCGAGGGCGACGGCAGCATGATGCCAGTGATCGCATCGCCGATCGGCAATCTCGGCGGCCTGCTGTGCTGGGAGCATCTCGTCCCGCTCGCCTCCGCCGCCATGAGCTTCAAGAACGAACAGGTCCACGTCGCCTCCTGGCCGGTCGGAGCCTTCACCCGAGGCGGGCCGTTCGAGGCGATGTGGGATGTCCGCGAGAAGGTCAACGGCCCGACCAATCTGGAAGACAACCCGATCAACCCGCTGGAGATCATTAGCCGCAACTACGCGATGGCGACGCAAACCTTTGTGCTGATGTGCTCGCAGGTCATGTTGCAGGATGCGGTCGACGCGCTGGCGGAGTTCAGCGAGCCCGGCACCTATCGGGTCGGCGGCGGCGGCTCGCGGATCATCGCGCCGGACGGCACCTCGATCGGCAAAAACCTTCCATTTGGTCAGGAAGGCATCGTTTACGCCGACATTCCGCTCGAGATGGTAATCTATGCGAAGTACATGTGCGATCCGGGCGGACACTACGCCGTCCCCCACGTGCTGAGCCTTAATATGAACAGCCGGCCCGCTCCGGCGGTGTCGCAACTCGGGCCGGCGTGCGCGCCGCAGTCGCTCAGTTACGACGAACTTCAGTCGGTGGGCTAGCGCCGCGGTCATGACCAAGGTCAACAAAGCTGTGACGACCCGGGGGCAGGCAGTTCTGCGTTCGCTGCGCGAACTGGTGCTGGCCGGGCGGCTGCCGCCCGGCAGTCGCCTCAATGAAATCGAGCTGGCGGATTGTTTCGGGGTCTCTCGCACCCCGGTGCGGGCCGCGCTGACGGCGCTGGCGTCCGAGGATCTGATCAACTACACGCCCAACAGCGGCTACACGACAAGAGTCTACACCACGCGCGACCTGGAGAATGTATTCGAAGTTCGCGCCGTGCTGGAGGGCCTTGCCAACCGCCAGGCGGCGGAGTTCGGCTTGTCGCCCGACATGCAGCGCGACCTTGAAGCCAATCTGCGCGACACCAAGGATCTGGTCGACTCAGGGGTTTGGTCGCGCCAGATCTGCGATCAATGGGTCGATCTCAATGGGGATTTTCACAAGGCGATCGCGCGGGCCTCCGGCAATCAGCGGCTGGTCGCGGCGCTGGAAAAATCCCCGGTTCCCTTCATCCTCGAGGTCCGTCATTACTGGTTCACGCTCGAGATTGTGACCAAGGCCTATGACGACCACGTCGAGATGTTCGAGGTGATCAGGCGCCGCCAGGTCGGTCGTGCCGAAGCGATCGGCCGGGAGCATATTTATCGAACCACCAAGCCGTTGATCGACAAATGGCGGGA from Rhodopseudomonas sp. BAL398 encodes the following:
- a CDS encoding GntR family transcriptional regulator — protein: MTKVNKAVTTRGQAVLRSLRELVLAGRLPPGSRLNEIELADCFGVSRTPVRAALTALASEDLINYTPNSGYTTRVYTTRDLENVFEVRAVLEGLANRQAAEFGLSPDMQRDLEANLRDTKDLVDSGVWSRQICDQWVDLNGDFHKAIARASGNQRLVAALEKSPVPFILEVRHYWFTLEIVTKAYDDHVEMFEVIRRRQVGRAEAIGREHIYRTTKPLIDKWRERENVRSTDLPGSRISIPQALRELNPLEADAMVRRN
- a CDS encoding carbon-nitrogen hydrolase family protein, which translates into the protein MSTKYPIFKAAAVQAGPVFLDLDATVEKACGLIREAGANGARLIGFPESFIPGFPFWIFKTGPMGFGAKLYGQLYENAVEIPSKAVARLSSAARDAQIYACVSVTERERGSLYLSQLWFDPAGDLVAKHRKLKPTGPERYIWGEGDGSMMPVIASPIGNLGGLLCWEHLVPLASAAMSFKNEQVHVASWPVGAFTRGGPFEAMWDVREKVNGPTNLEDNPINPLEIISRNYAMATQTFVLMCSQVMLQDAVDALAEFSEPGTYRVGGGGSRIIAPDGTSIGKNLPFGQEGIVYADIPLEMVIYAKYMCDPGGHYAVPHVLSLNMNSRPAPAVSQLGPACAPQSLSYDELQSVG
- a CDS encoding ABC transporter permease, whose amino-acid sequence is MALLQRSRGLVIPVGLVVLTEAWGRSISLDSLTLAIPSNIVLTFGKAVVDGSIATATAQTLVAVVIGVTVGTAIGLVLGIALGLVRQLDRLFALTIELIRPIPTVALIPLVILIAGLGYGTEITIVAFGTLWPIFIMSRAAIRSVEPRLFEVADALGLSWWQRVQTIVLPSIAPRVFLAFRLAVGFALIIAVTVEITTNPLGLGNAMVIAQNALDPALALALLIWIGFIGWALSRILSRLEHLVFPASAITGPRQ
- a CDS encoding ABC transporter ATP-binding protein → MAPARIASTSITGLNWIQLSGGPLRQQIAAGVERERANPDRGSEQHGDVLRFWQVNVELQGQMILENIDFGMRRGEVICVVGPSGSGKTTMLRTIGGLIAPTAGRLLFRGEDVRKPRQDIAIVFQDYGRALLPWRNAARNIELAMEARKLPRKQRPSEIARLLQMMGLGAHGEKYPSQMSGGMQQRLQIARCLAQAPSVMLMDEPFGALDAMTRQTLQDEVLRLVATTGMTVFFVTHDLEEAIYLADRVIALQANPGRIAKVFDVDLPAERNQISTREHPTFLRLRRELFEYVKQAEQ
- a CDS encoding ABC transporter permease, with the translated sequence MTRIAWWLASAVFLAAIILVWHMLAEAKLISPVFLPTPQRVWNALVRAFQNGTLIPYSIQTIEHLFWGWFVASCLAILLGAIIGSSPALRAYLQPSLEFMRPLPASATIPVFTIAIGLNESMALTVIAFGAIWPTLLSTVHGFENVDERLYEVSAALGLSKFETIWKIALPSAMPDILAGMRISITVALILTIVCEMMAGVGGLGQWILNAGRTFRSDNLFAGILVLSVLGLVSTNMISALERSLLRWKQP